The Mauremys mutica isolate MM-2020 ecotype Southern chromosome 1, ASM2049712v1, whole genome shotgun sequence genome has a segment encoding these proteins:
- the MPC2 gene encoding mitochondrial pyruvate carrier 2, producing MAAAAGLRASYHRLLDRIELKLPPRLRPLYNHPAGPKTVFFWAPVMKWGLVCAGMADMTRPAEKLSTAQSAVLTATGLIWSRYSLVIIPKNWGLFTVNFFLGCAGGSQLFRIWRYNQELKAKEKEQLQQKEP from the exons ATGGCCGCCGCCGCGGGGCTCCGCGCCTCCTACCACCGGCTGCTTGACCGGATCGAGCTCAAGCTGCCGCCGCGGCTGCGGCCCCTGTACAACCACCCGGCAG gtCCCAAAACAGTGTTTTTCTGGGCACCTGTTATGAAATGG GGTTTGGTATGTGCTGGAATGGCTGATATGACCAGACCAGCAGAAAAACTCAGCACAGCACAGTCTGCAGTGTTAACGGCAACAG GCCTTATTTGGTCAAGATATTCTCTAGTTATTATTCCTAAAAACTGGGGTCTATTTACCGTGAATTTCTTTCTTGGCTGTGCTGGTGGTTCCCAGCTCTTTCGTATCTGGAG GTACAATCAAGAACTAAAAGCCAAGGAAaaagagcagctgcagcaaaaAGAACCTTAA